GCACCctaacttttattaaattttaggcGGGATGTGCGAGAAGACTTCTTTTTAAGTCTTCTGTGAGTCTTCCAAACCCTAAAATCAAATAACTATGCAAAAACATACTttcttaaacttaaaattaacttagaaagtgtttaaatcaatttatagatagttattaaacatatataggtcaatttgaaaaaaaaatgaagataagATTTCAGAATCTGACCCTAAAGATACCAACAATACtataacatatgttaccaaACTCTAAACCAATAACTCATGAACCAATCTacattcactcatctatgttgaaaataatttaattttttaccACACTTACTAAATAATTGTATAAATGTTTGGGTACTGATTATACCGACTGACTTTAGTTTCCCTAGCTATTACTagtgatgaaaaaaaaaaaactgtctaGTATCTTAAAACACACTGAAAACATGTAGACAAATGCATTAAATTAAACAATAGCATATCAAATCTAAAACGaaatttcaagttttaatgaataattaatGTTGAAACATGTGTAAAATGTTTTCAAGAATAATCTGTATTACattgtttttatctttactCAGTACGACCTCGTAATATTTGATTTTGTCACATTCTAACCATTTATGCTTCTGTTCTACTGGCAGTTTCACTTCTTTCTTCAGAATTGGACTAAATTTCCTAAACAACTTTTTTTCACGGTTCCATACAATCTTGTCTCCTTATTGCACAATAAcacaatataataaaacttcAAGAGGAAGTAAAACAATATAGAAAAATGTATGCGTATTAATCATCCTATGTACTTTATAACTTATTTCAGAATCAGCAAAAACCATCTCAATACCTTCACCACCCAGGGCCGGCTCATGGTTTATAAGGAccttaagaaaaattattttacttctttcaataattaaaaaataaatttagcaTAATTTTTAACAGTTATATTGTATCAAATGTTATTGAATTTAGATaagaacatataaaataaaaatatttaaaatacacaGTGGTTGGCTGACCAAATATTTCTTGACAGTGGTATGGATCTTGTCCCCATATATAATCATAGTAAAAAGATTATGAGCATACATATAATAGAAGACTTATGTATAAATTGATATTTACAACAAACTGAAAGTTACATATTTACTTTGGAATCGGTCAACATCATCTCGATTGTCTCACCAACATCACCAGAGTATTTTTCCACAAACTGATTATTTTCAGTCGTATCATATTTTCCACGtacatttgaaaatttgaaatgtttcaaatcaccaaaaaaatcaataccATACCATCCATTTTAAACTGAAGAAAATCTTAATCGAATAATCAGGTAAGAGTTTATGCTTGGGATAGATTGTACGACGATACTGCTAGGTGAAAGTTTATATAGAAGAACCAATGTTATATAAACCAATTAATGTATTTGACCATAGTATAGGAATATGTATATAagattttaaatgaataaataattgtagctcaatattttctaatttctaTACGAATACCGGTTTGACTCAAAACTTTCATATACTAATTCTTTGAATAAAACTATGTGAATATACAACGGGAATCATTGCCATATATATCATTATACATTTAATGCCTTGAAATATTAGGCAAATATTATGATCTGTGAATCAATACATTTACATCTTTACCGGAATGAATCTTTTTTATCTTAGATATCAATGATATACAGAAAACTTGGTTTTGCATACAGAAAAATTGGTTTACAAGAATAGATAAATTTCATTGAAAGCCTGTTTTGCTTAGCTGatccaaaaaaattgaaagaataggtaaattttaaaagaatagcAATGAAATTTCAGAAATGTGTAAtgttaattatcatttttttaatgaaatgttaaatttattgatcatcatgataaaaaaatcacatataCACAAAAATTGGGTTTGTATAGTGACCTACCGCAAAACTACTCCAAAACAGCTGTAAAGGAATTTGAAAATCAATGAGCACTAAACCATATTTGCATTAGACCCTGGAGCTTTGGCTTCAAATGGTATTTCGTGGATGGGATCCTATTTCTCACTGTCTTATCTATCACCTGAGCAAGCTGGTCCACTGACTttaaccccccccccccattaTGTCTTCAATCATTTCTCTCCCGCCATATGCAATTGATAGTGATCTGCAGGACCATCCTCAGAAGAATAAATGTGAGACGGTTAACAGATCATGTGATTCAAACACTGCAGAGTGGCATTCTCGAAGCCAAACAGATTTCCAACTACTCTTAGCCAGAGCGTGAAGGTATGCGGACATGCAAAAAAAGGTGATCCCTCGTCTCATCAGGTTCGCCACAGTAGATGCAGCCTTGCACCTGACCCCATTGCAAAATGCGATTTCCTGTTGCAAGTCTGTCTTTCACAGCCAGCCAAGTAATGAAAGCATATCGAGGAATGCCTTGAGGAAACCAAACAATATTATGCCACAATACCTCTTCTTTGCTCCCACGGATCTGATGTCATGTATTAGAGGCTACAAACTTGTTTCTAAAATTATCATCCCCCCCCACTTTCATGACATGCCATCAGGAACTGATGTAGACACGGCTAGTGGAAAAGATGTTATATGCTGAATCACTTCCTTGAAATGCACATCACAAAAGTTACAAAATCGCAAGACACCATCAGTAAGAACCTCACAAAATCTTGCTTCTCGAGCTATACTGAGCTTCTGTGTACCAATCTCACCCGTAAGCTCAATCAGACGGACCCTTGGGTGCTACATATCAGTCCAAAATCTCATGGTACGACCATCCCTGATATCCATTCTGATAAAGGATAACCGTGAATATTGTAACATGTATCAACAGTGTGCCCATTGTATCCAAAATTAGTACAAACTAGTATGTTTTGCTTTGTGGGGAGATTGGACTGAGTATACTTGATGAGAGACATTGAACCAAGAGCTGTGACTTGAAATGCAGTCACATTCTGAAGGGGAATGATTTTCCTCTGACTGTAATCTTGATCAAGAATATTATAGATTTCAGATAACTTCGAAACACTTTTTCATAATGATCTGAATTTGGATGATAGCATATGGTTTATTAAATCCAGCTAATAACTTGATGACTTTAGCATGTTATGCCTTTATCTATGTGGCTTTACAACAATCACAATGCCTACATGTAGTCACACTGTTTGCACCTTCTAATTCATCCCATAACATTTTCAGAGTGGTGTAATACATAGCTAAATCCATTAATCAATGCTGCAAACACCATATTTGCTGAGAAAGCTAATATGACATCGGAAGATTCGTAATATGAAACCGATCTAACAAATCCTTCCATATTTGTGAAATATCATTGAACCTGAGAATACTCTTATAGATATGTTTAGATATTGTGCTAAGAAGCCAGGACTTAACCATCAAATTACATCTAGATCAGATCCGGTAGTGATGATGTAATTCGTTAAGCCTTTCAATAGTTTCGTCTATGAATGTTAGTCTGTTCTTAGCATCTAAGGCTATAATCATAGTTATACTATAGTTATCATATCTTGTGCCATACAGGTCTTTGGAGATGATAAAAACATTTGAATTATAACCACTCTCGAGAAAGAATGGTGAATGAATGCTATCTAGAGAGATTTTTGTTGAGATCATAGGTTCAGGTGATGTCGGAGTTGAGTCTTCTGAAATAGGAGTTCGAGAGCTGATGGAGACGCTTGTTTTCCACTGCAACGAGACAGTTTACATGCAATCACCATCGTCGAAATGTATCGTGATTTATCAGATATTAGTagaataaccaaaataaattgaTAACGAAGAAAAGAAGAGATCAATTGAGAGCTTCATCGATCAATCGAGATGAGCAACAAAAAGAGTGAAGAAAAAGGCCCTAATACCATTTTAGAGAggatgagatgaagaagaagcttaaAATGTAACAAACTTTATGTTATTTAGTTAACTAAAACAGAGTACATACTTTCACTTATATAGTAACTACACCGATTTATACGAACATAACTAGGACTTAACCATAGTAAACCGACATCTGGCTACGTACTTCATCGATGTAAGAGCCGAGATATATGTTCATTGACATCTTTGTGCTTGATATCCAAAAATTATGTCCATGGCCCAACCAAGACTAAAATCTTAGTCAAAGACGAAATGCATAACCATAGAATCGGCAGTCACATAATCAGCTAAAAAACTAGTCCACCGAAAAATGATGGTTCGTTGTTTTTGGGTCGCTCTTTTTCTAAATTACGACAATAATTTTTCCGCATGTTTTTTTATAGTAAACCgactaatatataataatatagacCAAgcaatcatttttttgtttataaaatgttaaatagcAAACAATTCTTATCACATTTCtaatcatttaattatattggGAATTGATGCATTTTACAACTAATATACTCTTGTTTTGTATTAAacctattatatttttgtttcactaaattaatttttattaattatttaaaatatgattattttaaattatggttttggtgggaaaacatGTTTTTACAGATTTAGcgagaaaacatgttttttgttttggcgggaaaatgcaTTTTTGTGGTTTCGACAATGTTTTAAAAACCGGACCGGACAACGACTCGGCGTATTCACTGGTTGATTGGTCGGACCAGTTTAACCGGTCGAAccgggttttttatttattatatattttaatatatatatatatatatatacacatatacatatacatttacactatatatttataattatatcatatataaaaaaatctgatgAGTAATATCtaaaatctataataataaagtagAACAGAGTCTCTCCACAGTCAGCCATGTCCTCTCTCCTACCTCCATTTTTTGACACGTGTCGAGCAGAGAAATCTCTTATTTTTTCTCCCTTTTGCTTTGACTCGCTGGGCTtctattggtttttttttttttgctatagtTTTCTATTTATTCGTTGGGCCGTAATCTGATTTTCTGACCTGTTTGCGATTAGGGTTGTGTGTGTCGTCTTCAACTCATCGTTGTCGTCACCTTCCACCTTCCCCGACTGCGTTTTCCTGTAACGCTCTCCCATTTACTTTAGAATCAAGCTTTAATTTAATCATTAAGCTTCGCCCCACCTCTTTTTCTCACTCTGTCATTTATTCTCATTAACGAGCTGCGGCTGTAATGAATCCTACGCAAGCctataaataagtatttttgGAGCGATGAAGATCTACAACAATATAAGAAATCAAGTTCTAGAAAACTATGCGAGTCTAACAGACAGCTTCACACTGAAATGCATCATTCCTCAGGTATTACTATCTTCCATAACTAATGTCATGGGTTTCTATGGACGTCAGTCAGCCTTGCATATAGCTGCCATATACTTTTACATTTTGAGAAAATTCCCAGAATCCATATATTGATATCACAAACGTCATATTTTCCAGGCAGCAAACCCATAAGCTAAAAAGTATATAGGAAAATGTGGTGTTGAGGTGTGCGCTATTACAGTATTACTCCAGCTATGAGTCTAGCCTTAAAGTTGGACGCCTAAACTGCAGGATTCTGGAGAATCAACAGACCAGATAACTGGGACTTGATGACACATCTTTCATGTGGTGCATTGGTCTGGAATGCTGAGGCTGTTGTGAATGAAACCCAAATGGGAAGCAAACGGTTCAGTATATGCTGCCAGCAGGGCGGGTAAAGCTCCCACCGAACCACCATCACCACAAAAAGAGTTTCTCGAAACACCAAATTTTGTCAAAGTATCCGAGTTGTTAACGAAATGCTCGCTTTAAAACTCAGAAACATATGTCCTATGACTACCAACAAACTCAAAGACATTTGCAAGAAAAACGTTCATATATCACCGGTTCAGTGACAACACATAATCCTCTCTTAGACCAAAAAAACACATAATCCTCtcaaataaatataatagttaTTTGAAGATGAGGACCAAGATACTCTAAACCAGGTACGCCAAGATCTTTCAAAACATCAATgcagaaaaaaaactttttgctattcatcatatttgtttttaaattgttaagtttcccattttattttttagaccAAATCTCGTAAcaacatatttaataattaagtttacaaaaaaaacatatttaataattcaaaattatCTACAATCAGTAGTTTATTTTCAATACAACCAAAAATTTTACATCAACATTTGTcaagaaattttttttcaaaaaaaaaaacatttgtcaagaaattataatttagaGAAACTACATATTTTTactaaagtatataaatttcaagaacagttagaaaaataataaaaacaaaaaaacaatttatttaaacaattatTTTCACATTTCATCATACCTATTCTAACAACGTAAATAAAATTGaacttttgagaaaaaaatgtcAATAAATTCAACTTTTGAGCAATTAACAAAGAAAAGATGATGGATAaccaaaactaaattaataatatttatatatacacataatttTGTCTACGAAATTCTTTTTTATTCACATTTTCTTTCGGTGCAAGAGTATAGATGCAtcaagaaaaaaactaaaaccatcAAATCTAAATTAATTTTCAGTGCTGAAAACCGTAAACCTCCTCTTTCTTCAGATAAATACTCCTCAAAGTTTAATGAGAGCGAGAGTTTAACCTCAAAGTTGTATTTGATCTTTAGATGCATCAATGGCTTTGTCAACACCATGGCCTCACACTAATTGACCATCGGAATAAATCTATCTCATTTTATTCACACGCCCACCGTAGACCGTATGGGTTCGTATTAACATGTATAAAAACAAACAGAGCACCCAGGAGGTCTCGCAGCCAAGACAAATTTACtcttttttcaacaaacaaactTACCTTTTCTGCTAAAAACATCACAAATGAATTCAACTCATCTGTTAACTGTTATCAATTCCACAACTCGAATTAGTCAAAATTCACATTACGACAGATTAGAAATACAAGTTATTGATCgatatatgtaaatttatacACTTTACCCACAAAATATGCACCCTTCTCACCAAATAGCACATGCATGAGCTGAATATTTCTAACCAAATACAAGCCAATCGTATCTATACAAACTTGAAAAGGATTTCattcaattataaaataaaaaaataggtctattaacaaatatttaaaacaatggGCATAATTAACGAACACTCCACGCGTAGCGCGGACAAACCACTAGTAGCatcataaaatagataaataataacTGAATCTTGAATATAGTGAACTAAATGAAAACAtggcaaattaaaaaaatatctgttggagaataataaaatatctcAAACTTATTCAGCTGTATCATCTTGAGAGAATGGCATTTCGTCTTCGTTACCttctaaaacaaaaaagtatGAAAATGTATAAGTTAAATAATAGATATCATAGCAAAAGAAACATATAGTTTAAAAGAAGATGTATTTACCGTTCAAGTTCAAGGTTTCAGAAGTTACATCTTCTCCATCTTTTGGGTTTTCTTCGGTAAGTGCATTCTCAAGTTCATCATAATCTAGTTCAGCTTCTCCACTTTCTTCCACAACCCAAAAATCAGTTTTATCAATGGTCTCATAATCAATCGGATCATATGACCTCTTTCTTTTTGGGAACCTGAAAATATGAacatttaatagttattttctataaatttcaTAGCtctgtattttaatttaaactcACCTATCTTGTAGAAGCAAATTGTAGTGAACGTAGACAAGATCATTAAGTCTTTGATGTTCCAATCTATTCCTCCTTTTTGTGTGAATTCTTTCAAACACAGACCAATTACGCTTACAGCCTGATGATGATGCAGTTTGGCTAAGAATTTGAATTGCTAGCTTCTGCAAAACAGGAACATTATATCCAAAAAACTTCCACCACTCATCTGCAATTGAAAATTCTGCTTGAGAAATAATATCCAAAGTATATGCAAAGGCATACCAGGACGAGTGGTTTTCGAACAACTTAAAGCTGATGAATGTGAGAAGCATTTCTCATGTTCTCTATGCATTGTCATCCCCTCAAAGATTTTTGCTCTGTCAGACCCTTTTTGTTTTTCCATCAAATTTAACATCGCTCTCAATATCTCAGGTTTTATTGAAAAGTTCTTCTTATCATACATAAAAGCTGGATTGAAGAAGTATGCCGCAGCATGAAGATCATGACGCAACATTCTGTCCCACCTGTTCTTTATGATCCTTGTATAAGGTTTATACAATTCCTTCTTTTTTCCACATATCTTCTTGATGCCTAAACGTGCTCGATACATTACTTCATACACATATGGTAATGATGGCTTTTCATCAGTATCACAAACACGCAGCAAGCGTGTCATTGGAGCCATAATCCTTACGATCAACAAACAATGCTCCCACATGTTTTCATCTAAAACAACAGCCTTGACATatcttgctttctctgtttttaGAAACTGTCTGAACTCTTGATCAACTACCAAAGCTTGTAAGTCATCTTTATGTGCAAATGCTTTCTGAAGGGCTATAAAGGGGGTAGCAAAGCGGGTTTCTCCTGGACAAATGATTTCCCTCCAACCTTGCCTCTTccttaaaaaatttaaagttgaCTTATGATTGTAGACAAAGATAGTTACCTTTGAGACAACATAAACTAACTCTTGAACATTAGGCATGTTTCCCACATCCTCCAATATTAAATTCATGCAGTGAGCTGCACATGGAGACCAAGAAAGATTTGGGTATCTCTCTGCAAGTAATCTACCTGAAGCCTTGTAGTTAGGTGTATTATCAGTCACTAAATGAACCACATTTTCAGAGCCAACCATTTCCACCATCTCAGCaaataaattacacaaattCTCTGCATTTGTGTATACATCAGATGCATCCACCGACTTGATAAAAGTAACTCCTTTTGGGCAGTACACTAAAAAGTTGATTAGCGGTCTTTTTCTAGTGTCTTTCCATCCATCTCCCATCAAGGTACAGCTGGTGCTAGCCCAAGTACTTCTAAATGATTCAATGATCAAAGACACATGTTTTTTTGCATCTCTCATAACCAACCCTCAAAGCATGATACGAAGGACCAGTATATCCATGTCCTAAACTAGCAGCTTTGCTTAACATCACTTGAAAGAATGGAGAGTTCACAGCATTCATCGGAATGCACGCATCATAAAACCATAAAGCAACAGCCATATCAGCATCATGCACCTTTTCCTTGCTTTGTATTGATGCCTTCATACTTGGTTGAGTAGGATCACTCAAACCTGTTTTAAAAAACTCATGTAAATCTCCACCTCTGTTTCTCTTTTTGGTCTGAGTAACAGATGGCTAAGAATGAATGCCTTGTCCATCAGCATTCATATCAGCAACAATATTTATATCTTCAAGTGGTATTCCTCTCTTTTCCTTACTTTTGTCTTCATTTACCTTCAGTGATTGCTTTATCTGAAACTGAACTTCTGCATAAACTTTGGTACATGAATTTATGTTTCCTCTTACCCCAGCTAAACGTTGTTTCATTCTGTTAATGCTCCACCTCCGCTCTCTTTCTGACAGAAGTCACAAATCAAAAATTTCTTC
The sequence above is drawn from the Raphanus sativus cultivar WK10039 chromosome 7, ASM80110v3, whole genome shotgun sequence genome and encodes:
- the LOC108830587 gene encoding uncharacterized protein LOC108830587; its protein translation is MVEMVGSENVVHLVTDNTPNYKASGRLLAERYPNLSWSPCAAHCMNLILEDVGNMPNVQELVYVVSKVTIFVYNHKSTLNFLRKRQGWREIICPGETRFATPFIALQKAFAHKDDLQALVVDQEFRQFLKTEKARYVKAVVLDENMWEHCLLIVRIMAPMTRLLRVCDTDEKPSLPYVYEVMYRARLGIKKICGKKKELYKPYTRIIKNRWDRMLRHDLHAAAYFFNPAFMYDKKNFSIKPEILRAMLNLMEKQKGSDRAKIFEGMTMHREHEKCFSHSSALSCSKTTRPDEWWKFFGYNVPVLQKLAIQILSQTASSSGCKRNWSVFERIHTKRRNRLEHQRLNDLVYVHYNLLLQDRFPKRKRSYDPIDYETIDKTDFWVVEESGEAELDYDELENALTEENPKDGEDVTSETLNLNEGNEDEMPFSQDDTAE